The genomic region GCGCGATCACGAAATTCAGGAAGTCCATCGAATCGATGTCCAACTGGTCGCGGAAGCTCACGTCGGGCTTGAGCGAGGAGAGATCGGCCTCCGGCGCGATCTCCCCCAGGACGCGTAAAACCGTGCTCTTGATCCCCTCGGCCGTCGGCTCGGGCCTCATAGGCGCTGGGGCTCCTGCAGCAGGCGATCCACGGCCGCCAGGAAGAGGCCGCCTCGGTGGCCGTCGGTGACCCGGTGATCGGCCGAGAGGGTCGCGGTCATGACCGGCCGGGAAACCACCTGGCCTCCAGCCACCCAGGGTCGTTCCACGATCTTGCCGAACCCGACCAGCGCGGTCTGCGGCGGGTAGATGACGCCGAACACGGTCTCGACCCCCTGCTCGCCCAGGCTCGTGACCGTGATCGTGGGATCGGCGAGCTCCGAGCTGCGGAGGGTGCCGGCGCGGGCCCGCTTCACGAGATCGCGGAAGTTGCGCATCAGGTCGTCCAGACTCTGCTTGTCCGCGTCGTGCAGGGCCGGGGCCACCAGCCCGCCCTGCCGGAGCGAGATCGCGACTCCCACGTGGACTGCCTGAGCCGGGACGGCCTGCCCCTCCCTCCAGAGCGCGTTCAGCTCCGGGACCTCGCGCAACGCCAAGGCCACGGCCTTGATCAGCAGGAC from Nitrospirota bacterium harbors:
- a CDS encoding phosphopantetheine-binding protein is translated as MRPEPTAEGIKSTVLRVLGEIAPEADLSSLKPDVSFRDQLDIDSMDFLNFVIALHETLRVEIPEADYPKLATLNGCVEYLLSPGKAEGKPTS